The following are encoded together in the Rhizobium sp. SSA_523 genome:
- a CDS encoding LacI family DNA-binding transcriptional regulator, which translates to MMRQREKDGKIVPTLASIAERVGVSVNTVSRAMRAPKTVRAELRRQINEAMEELNYVPNRLAGGLSGTRSDIVGVVVTSLYYSEFASIIDGLQSALLEHDLQVMLANTRYDAAQELRLVRSILSWRPAAMAIIGVDHPPKVVELLQASGVPIIEMWDTGGAVIDTAVGFDHRRVGFTQAQHLIAKGYRRLAFVGSLRENDKRAQKRLQGAQEAVLSHGLPPMVCHTAQMGGSPELGERLAAEVMQEEPQIDAIVCNSDVVAFGVLRSLKRLGLHVPEDVGVIAFGDNEAAACVSPSLTTVRPAREQIGRLTADAILSRINGAAPFTASVDWTLMQRDSTNRAS; encoded by the coding sequence ATGATGCGCCAGAGGGAAAAAGACGGCAAAATCGTGCCCACGCTGGCCTCCATCGCCGAACGGGTTGGCGTCTCGGTCAACACCGTGTCACGGGCAATGCGCGCGCCGAAAACTGTGCGGGCGGAGCTGCGCCGACAGATCAACGAGGCGATGGAGGAACTGAATTACGTTCCGAACCGGCTGGCAGGCGGCCTCTCGGGGACTCGCTCCGACATCGTCGGCGTTGTCGTGACCTCTCTCTATTACTCCGAATTCGCAAGCATCATCGATGGGCTCCAATCGGCATTGCTGGAGCACGATCTGCAGGTCATGCTCGCCAATACGCGCTATGATGCGGCGCAGGAATTGCGGCTCGTTCGCTCGATCCTCAGCTGGCGCCCGGCGGCCATGGCCATTATCGGCGTGGATCACCCGCCGAAGGTGGTTGAACTGCTCCAGGCCTCCGGCGTCCCGATCATCGAAATGTGGGATACCGGCGGGGCTGTCATCGACACCGCCGTCGGCTTCGATCACCGGCGGGTCGGCTTCACCCAGGCGCAACACCTGATCGCGAAGGGCTACAGGCGTCTGGCCTTTGTCGGCAGCCTGCGCGAGAACGACAAGCGGGCGCAGAAGCGGCTACAGGGGGCGCAGGAGGCCGTCCTTTCACACGGACTGCCCCCGATGGTCTGCCATACGGCACAGATGGGAGGGAGCCCGGAGCTTGGGGAGCGGCTGGCAGCCGAAGTGATGCAAGAGGAGCCGCAGATCGACGCGATCGTGTGCAACAGCGACGTCGTCGCGTTCGGCGTCCTGCGCAGCCTGAAGCGGCTTGGCCTGCATGTGCCGGAGGATGTCGGCGTCATCGCGTTCGGCGACAATGAGGCGGCCGCCTGCGTCTCGCCCTCGCTCACCACCGTGCGGCCCGCCCGCGAGCAGATCGGACGCCTGACGGCCGACGCGATCCTGTCACGCATCAATGGCGCAGCGCCCTTTACCGCGAGCGTGGACTGGACGCTCATGCAACGCGACAGCACGAACCGGGCCTCGTGA
- a CDS encoding sulfatase, whose product MNQTQKRPNIVFVITDQQRYDTIAAGGFPYMKTPTLDRMVREGTYFRRTYVTSPSCAPSRASLFTGVYPHTNGVFRNDEPWAFSWVQLLAEAGYRCVNVGKMHTSPFEDSFGFHERHVVENKDRATARLPFFLDHWDKAIWARGFEKPSRVTYRRREDYRSALGAFVWELPADLHADNFVPDFARMWLDSYTGTEPFFLQIGIPGPHPPYDPTQDYLDMYADADLPEPILSDEDIAAQPAALRRLREQHLSVDHDAVVHLPNPTREQLRRQRQHYFANVSMIDAQMARLIEAVERRGVLEDTIFIFTSDHGDSLNDHGHSQKWSMYEESVRVPAIVWAPGRVASGYVVEDLVSLFDFAPTILELAELPVPDWMEAQSLKPYLQGEACEPRRFVFSEHAGDRIFDGAAFMTMVRSHRYKLVHFVDSAEGQLFDMQDDPQERANLWDDPAHQSIRRELIDEILKWRIRSALKTQGWTLASMQLGPGSGRTPQNQARQGGQG is encoded by the coding sequence GTGAACCAGACCCAGAAGCGACCGAACATCGTGTTCGTGATCACCGATCAGCAGCGTTACGACACGATTGCCGCAGGCGGTTTTCCCTACATGAAAACGCCGACGCTGGATCGCATGGTGCGGGAGGGCACCTATTTTCGCCGGACCTATGTCACCTCGCCCTCTTGTGCGCCGTCTCGGGCCAGTCTCTTTACCGGTGTCTATCCCCACACCAACGGCGTCTTCCGCAATGACGAACCCTGGGCCTTCAGCTGGGTCCAGCTGCTGGCGGAAGCCGGCTATCGCTGCGTCAATGTCGGCAAGATGCACACGTCGCCTTTCGAAGATTCATTCGGCTTCCACGAGCGCCACGTGGTGGAGAACAAGGACCGGGCGACGGCACGTCTGCCATTCTTTCTGGACCATTGGGACAAGGCGATCTGGGCGCGTGGTTTCGAAAAACCGAGCCGCGTCACTTATCGGCGTCGTGAGGATTACCGCAGCGCTCTGGGCGCCTTCGTCTGGGAACTGCCTGCCGATCTGCATGCGGATAATTTCGTGCCCGACTTCGCCCGGATGTGGCTGGACTCCTATACCGGCACCGAACCCTTCTTCCTGCAGATCGGCATTCCCGGTCCGCATCCTCCCTATGATCCGACGCAGGATTATCTCGACATGTATGCCGATGCGGATCTTCCCGAACCCATATTGAGCGATGAGGATATCGCCGCCCAGCCGGCAGCCTTGCGACGATTGCGCGAGCAGCATCTTTCGGTCGATCACGATGCGGTGGTGCATCTGCCGAACCCGACCAGGGAGCAACTGCGCCGGCAGCGCCAGCATTATTTCGCCAATGTGTCGATGATCGACGCGCAGATGGCCAGACTGATCGAGGCGGTCGAGCGACGCGGCGTTCTGGAAGACACGATCTTCATCTTCACCTCCGACCATGGCGACAGCCTGAACGATCACGGACATAGCCAGAAATGGTCGATGTATGAGGAAAGCGTCCGGGTGCCGGCAATTGTCTGGGCACCGGGCCGGGTCGCCTCCGGCTATGTGGTGGAGGACCTGGTCTCGCTGTTCGATTTCGCCCCGACCATTCTGGAACTGGCGGAGCTTCCGGTGCCGGACTGGATGGAGGCGCAATCCTTGAAGCCCTATCTGCAAGGAGAGGCGTGCGAACCGCGGCGCTTTGTGTTTTCCGAACATGCCGGCGACCGGATCTTCGATGGCGCCGCCTTCATGACAATGGTGCGCAGCCACCGCTACAAGCTTGTCCATTTCGTCGACAGTGCCGAGGGCCAGCTGTTCGACATGCAGGACGACCCGCAGGAACGCGCGAACCTCTGGGATGATCCTGCCCATCAGTCGATACGCCGGGAGCTGATCGACGAGATCCTGAAATGGCGGATCCGGAGCGCGTTGAAGACGCAAGGCTGGACGCTCGCCAGCATGCAGCTTGGTCCAGGCTCCGGCCGGACCCCGCAGAATCAGGCCAGACAAGGCGGGCAGGGCTAG
- a CDS encoding LacI family DNA-binding transcriptional regulator, with translation MRSTLSRRPKMADVARAAGVSLTTVSRVYNEPDLVSPTVRQRVAEAARQLAYVPNVLAGSLAASRSRTIGVIVPTLNNSVFALMLEELTAVLNAGGYQVMLGASDYDLQREEELVKSLLSWSPAGLVLVGRHHSRGSLRVLLEDGLPLVEVGDQVDAAMDSAIGFSHLAVGRMVARHFLALGIRHLAQVLVAVPGDGRAADRARGFREAVDEAGAHLAEFTLAERASAAAGARGCAELMARPEPPQALFCSNDLVCLGALSQAQRLSLRVPEDIRLCGYGDFDFSATLWPSLSSVRPPDREIGRKAGELLLQRVRGEGSPESINLGFEHIVRASG, from the coding sequence ATGAGGTCAACCTTGTCGCGCCGGCCGAAAATGGCAGATGTCGCCCGTGCGGCCGGCGTATCTCTGACGACGGTGTCACGGGTCTATAACGAGCCCGACTTGGTCTCCCCGACGGTTCGACAGCGGGTCGCTGAGGCGGCGCGCCAACTCGCCTACGTTCCGAATGTCCTGGCCGGCAGTCTCGCCGCATCCCGCAGCAGAACGATCGGCGTGATCGTACCGACGCTGAACAATTCCGTCTTTGCGCTGATGCTGGAAGAGTTGACCGCCGTCTTGAACGCGGGCGGCTATCAGGTCATGCTTGGGGCCAGCGATTATGATCTGCAGCGCGAGGAGGAACTGGTCAAATCCCTGCTCTCCTGGTCGCCGGCGGGCCTGGTTCTGGTTGGCCGCCATCATAGCCGCGGCAGCCTGCGGGTCCTTCTGGAAGATGGGCTGCCGCTTGTCGAAGTGGGGGATCAGGTCGATGCTGCCATGGATAGTGCCATCGGCTTTTCCCATCTGGCGGTGGGCCGCATGGTGGCGCGCCATTTCCTGGCTCTCGGCATCCGGCATTTAGCGCAGGTGCTGGTGGCTGTGCCGGGAGATGGCCGCGCCGCCGATCGCGCCCGCGGCTTTCGGGAGGCGGTGGACGAAGCAGGGGCGCATCTTGCCGAATTCACCCTGGCGGAGCGTGCCTCCGCAGCGGCCGGAGCCAGAGGGTGTGCAGAGTTGATGGCGCGGCCCGAGCCGCCCCAGGCCCTTTTCTGTTCCAACGATCTGGTCTGCCTCGGCGCCTTGTCGCAGGCCCAGCGTCTGTCCCTCCGCGTTCCGGAGGATATCAGGCTCTGCGGCTATGGCGATTTCGATTTTTCCGCAACGCTTTGGCCCTCGCTGAGTTCGGTCCGGCCCCCCGATCGCGAGATCGGCCGCAAGGCGGGCGAGCTTCTGCTGCAACGGGTGCGCGGCGAGGGTAGCCCGGAATCGATCAATCTCGGCTTCGAGCATATTGTCCGCGCCTCCGGATAG
- a CDS encoding formylglycine-generating enzyme family protein yields MAPFADMRGRAGTVIAVKGGESYVGTDEPVLSVDGEGPERKVVLADFHLEAETVTNARFAEFVRDTGYVTEAERFGCAAVFTGLLADKALVAQNVAQTPWWARVDGATWHAPEGPGSSIETRMDHPVTQVSYHDALAFCAWVGGRLPTEAEWEHAARGGNQRRRFPWGNEEPTDETILCNIWQGRFPQHNSLADGYYGTAPVRSFVPTEQGFYNLSGNVWEWTGDAFRIRSLSRRAKLRNEAARKSRDKVLKGGSFLCHKSYCYRYRIAARMALSADSASSNTGFRVAYDRHPA; encoded by the coding sequence ATGGCTCCGTTTGCCGACATGCGCGGCAGGGCCGGCACCGTCATCGCCGTGAAAGGCGGTGAGAGCTATGTCGGCACAGATGAACCCGTCCTTTCCGTCGACGGGGAGGGGCCGGAGCGAAAAGTCGTCCTGGCCGATTTTCATCTGGAAGCGGAAACGGTCACCAATGCCCGTTTTGCGGAATTTGTGCGCGACACCGGTTATGTCACGGAAGCGGAACGTTTCGGCTGCGCGGCCGTCTTCACTGGTCTTCTCGCAGACAAGGCCCTGGTGGCGCAGAATGTCGCGCAGACGCCCTGGTGGGCGCGCGTTGACGGAGCGACCTGGCATGCCCCGGAGGGGCCGGGCAGCTCGATCGAGACTCGCATGGATCATCCCGTGACCCAGGTCTCCTATCATGATGCGCTCGCCTTTTGCGCCTGGGTGGGCGGCCGTCTGCCGACGGAAGCCGAGTGGGAGCATGCAGCGCGCGGCGGCAACCAGCGCCGGCGCTTTCCCTGGGGCAATGAAGAGCCGACGGATGAGACGATCCTGTGCAATATCTGGCAGGGACGTTTCCCGCAGCATAATAGCCTCGCAGACGGCTATTATGGCACAGCACCTGTCCGCAGTTTCGTGCCGACAGAGCAGGGCTTCTACAATCTCAGCGGCAATGTCTGGGAATGGACGGGCGATGCGTTCCGCATCCGCTCCCTGTCGCGGCGGGCCAAACTGCGCAATGAGGCTGCCCGCAAGAGCAGGGACAAGGTGCTGAAAGGCGGCTCCTTCCTGTGCCACAAGAGCTATTGCTACAGATACCGCATTGCCGCTCGCATGGCTTTGTCCGCCGACAGTGCCTCCAGCAATACAGGGTTTCGCGTCGCCTATGATCGTCACCCTGCCTAG
- a CDS encoding GntR family transcriptional regulator, translating to MKPTLRHKTLSGALIDEIRQAILSGQYAAGTQLRQEALAEAYGVSRIPVREVLFQLEAEGLVKILPQKGAVVSALSPAEIDDVFDLRILLEPRLLRKSAPLLTKEDLAALNEKQADYEKAIAAGQVHDYGRLNADLHMAMYHRADMPRSQQIVASLLQTSDRYTRLQLSSGEAMAKAMAEHAQLIALLRQGQFDQACALLADHIGSVREDLIQLLAKR from the coding sequence ATGAAACCGACGCTGCGACACAAGACCCTTTCGGGGGCGCTGATCGACGAAATCCGCCAGGCTATCCTGTCGGGCCAATACGCTGCGGGAACGCAACTGCGCCAGGAGGCGCTGGCCGAAGCCTATGGCGTCAGCCGGATCCCGGTGCGCGAGGTGCTGTTTCAGCTGGAGGCCGAGGGCCTGGTGAAGATCCTGCCTCAGAAGGGCGCCGTGGTGTCGGCTCTGTCTCCGGCCGAGATCGACGACGTCTTCGATCTGCGCATTCTGCTTGAGCCGCGCCTGCTCCGCAAATCGGCGCCTTTGCTGACCAAAGAAGACCTGGCGGCGCTGAACGAGAAGCAGGCGGATTATGAAAAGGCGATTGCCGCAGGCCAGGTGCATGATTACGGCCGGCTGAACGCGGACCTGCATATGGCCATGTATCACCGGGCGGACATGCCGCGCAGCCAGCAGATCGTCGCCTCCCTGCTGCAGACCAGCGACCGCTACACGCGCCTGCAGCTATCGAGCGGCGAGGCAATGGCCAAGGCCATGGCGGAACATGCGCAGCTGATTGCCCTGCTGCGCCAGGGGCAGTTCGATCAGGCCTGCGCGCTTCTGGCCGATCACATCGGCAGCGTCAGGGAGGATCTGATCCAGTTGCTGGCCAAGCGCTGA
- a CDS encoding TRAP transporter small permease codes for MTNHGSTGRSGGSPSLPARGLIALSEGVLALEKLVVGGFMALLLGLILINVITRYAGAPLYWVDEAAVYSTVWLTFIGGSALTRLRLDFAVTLLSERLSQRHAERLQMLATFIAFLFSLSLVVMCWNWMDPLGIAAAGFDAREYASESFNFLYTEHTQTLNWPTWIVSLVVPLFAVTMSLHTAANLVEEMGLVPKKARAGFSAAEGVN; via the coding sequence ATGACCAATCACGGCTCCACGGGGCGATCAGGAGGATCGCCCTCCCTGCCGGCGCGAGGGCTGATTGCCCTGTCCGAAGGGGTTCTGGCACTGGAAAAACTGGTTGTGGGAGGGTTCATGGCACTGCTGCTCGGATTGATCCTCATCAACGTCATCACGCGCTACGCCGGCGCGCCGCTCTACTGGGTCGACGAAGCAGCGGTCTACAGCACCGTCTGGCTGACCTTTATCGGCGGCTCGGCCCTCACCAGACTGCGGCTCGATTTCGCGGTCACACTGCTCAGCGAAAGACTGTCTCAACGTCACGCGGAACGGCTGCAAATGCTGGCCACCTTCATCGCCTTTCTCTTCTCCCTGTCGCTCGTCGTCATGTGCTGGAACTGGATGGACCCGCTCGGCATTGCCGCCGCCGGCTTCGACGCCCGCGAATATGCAAGCGAGAGCTTCAACTTCCTCTACACGGAGCATACCCAGACGCTGAACTGGCCGACCTGGATTGTCAGCCTGGTCGTGCCGCTATTTGCCGTCACCATGTCGCTTCATACCGCCGCCAATCTGGTCGAGGAGATGGGGCTTGTGCCGAAGAAGGCGCGGGCCGGCTTCAGCGCGGCGGAAGGGGTGAACTGA
- a CDS encoding TRAP transporter large permease, translating to MITTAAFLAVMLVGVPIGLCLCIAAAIYIWATGNTLLFQSFPVQLFGGVDNYGLISIPLFVLIGEVMNGGGITRRIIDMTMAMIGAMKGGLAYVNLIANMFVSSILGSATAQVAIMAQMMVPEMEKKGYDKTFAAGLTAYAGMLGPIIPPSIMFVVYSVLAQVPVGDMLAAGMIPGVLLTLIFCLIIAGMGWFVYDYPRGERRTLGERARIILGALPTLSIPIIIVGSILAGIANPTEAAAVGVVAAILVGRFWIGELSLAQLPKMLLRAGIYSAVVLLLVAAAAVFSWVLVYGMVPQKVAEWVQTIASDPITFMLLVNVILLIIGTVIDGAPGLIMTVPILLPIATEVYGIDPVHFGVVVVINLVLGFLSPPVGLCFFVASAVTGAKPGKMFIVTLPFFFAACGLLILLSIFPSISTFFVK from the coding sequence ATGATCACGACTGCAGCCTTCCTCGCCGTGATGCTCGTCGGCGTTCCGATCGGTCTCTGCCTCTGCATCGCGGCGGCGATCTACATCTGGGCCACGGGCAATACGCTGCTGTTCCAGAGCTTTCCCGTCCAGCTTTTCGGCGGTGTCGACAATTACGGCCTGATCTCCATCCCGCTTTTCGTGCTGATTGGTGAAGTGATGAATGGCGGCGGCATTACCCGGCGCATCATCGACATGACCATGGCCATGATCGGCGCGATGAAGGGCGGTCTCGCTTATGTCAACCTGATCGCCAACATGTTCGTCTCGTCCATCCTCGGCTCGGCCACCGCGCAGGTCGCCATCATGGCGCAGATGATGGTGCCGGAAATGGAAAAGAAGGGCTATGACAAGACCTTTGCCGCCGGCCTGACGGCCTATGCGGGCATGCTCGGCCCCATCATTCCGCCTTCCATCATGTTTGTCGTCTATTCGGTTCTGGCGCAGGTCCCGGTTGGCGACATGCTGGCAGCCGGAATGATCCCGGGCGTGCTGCTGACGCTGATCTTCTGCCTCATCATCGCCGGCATGGGCTGGTTCGTCTATGACTACCCGCGCGGCGAGCGCCGCACCCTTGGCGAACGGGCAAGGATCATCCTCGGCGCACTCCCCACGCTCTCCATTCCGATCATCATCGTCGGCTCGATCCTTGCCGGCATTGCCAATCCGACGGAAGCGGCTGCCGTGGGCGTCGTCGCCGCAATCCTGGTCGGCCGGTTCTGGATCGGCGAGCTCTCCCTGGCGCAACTGCCGAAAATGCTGCTGCGCGCCGGCATCTATTCCGCCGTCGTCCTGCTGCTTGTGGCGGCTGCCGCGGTGTTCTCCTGGGTCCTGGTCTACGGAATGGTGCCGCAGAAAGTCGCGGAATGGGTGCAGACGATCGCTTCTGATCCGATCACCTTCATGCTGCTCGTCAATGTCATCCTGCTGATCATCGGCACGGTCATCGATGGCGCACCGGGTCTGATCATGACGGTACCGATCCTTCTGCCCATTGCGACGGAGGTCTATGGCATCGATCCGGTCCATTTCGGCGTCGTCGTCGTCATCAACCTGGTGCTCGGCTTCCTGTCTCCGCCGGTCGGCCTGTGCTTCTTCGTCGCTTCGGCGGTCACGGGAGCCAAGCCCGGCAAGATGTTCATCGTGACGCTTCCCTTCTTCTTTGCCGCCTGCGGCCTGCTGATCCTGTTGTCGATCTTCCCGTCGATCTCGACCTTCTTCGTCAAATAA